In Thermorudis peleae, a genomic segment contains:
- a CDS encoding HD domain-containing protein, giving the protein MRLAERFRDDPSLARARAAGDIETPDPPHSEHVAYLSLRLYDQLREFLQLPSEGRDLLAAAALWHDCGQFRSLPDHHRQSLRRILALPLNGFSREEQAVIANIARYHRAAPPSIEHPEYRRLSPAQRRVVDQMAAILRIAEGLDAGHLQLVEDVVVEQQQGYVVIWVYAPTLPSLEIERAQARAGLFRDVFSCDIDVRLALPETKGANTSCAH; this is encoded by the coding sequence ATGCGTTTGGCGGAGCGCTTTCGTGATGACCCCTCCTTAGCACGAGCCCGTGCTGCTGGTGATATCGAGACACCCGATCCACCGCATAGTGAGCACGTGGCCTACCTCAGTTTGCGTCTTTATGACCAACTTCGCGAATTCCTGCAGTTACCCTCTGAAGGTCGAGACTTACTTGCAGCGGCAGCGCTGTGGCACGATTGCGGGCAATTTCGTTCATTGCCAGACCATCACCGGCAAAGCCTCCGGCGAATTCTTGCATTACCGCTGAACGGATTTAGCCGTGAAGAGCAGGCTGTCATTGCGAATATTGCACGGTATCACCGGGCTGCCCCGCCGTCGATTGAGCACCCGGAATATCGTCGTCTCTCTCCTGCTCAACGACGCGTGGTTGACCAAATGGCAGCGATTCTCCGTATTGCTGAAGGTTTGGATGCAGGTCATCTCCAGCTTGTGGAGGATGTCGTTGTTGAGCAACAACAGGGATATGTCGTAATCTGGGTCTACGCACCAACGCTGCCCTCGCTCGAAATCGAGCGCGCCCAAGCTCGTGCTGGCCTCTTCCGCGATGTCTTCAGCTGCGATATCGATGTGCGCTTGGCTCTCCCTGAAACGAAAGGAGCAAACACTTCATGCGCGCACTAA
- a CDS encoding DNA double-strand break repair nuclease NurA, whose protein sequence is MTDAMPIDFTAITAPLRAVVETNVGATRPRWNVLHQALAVFDEAEVLQRLASARTSWLLARTHAGYFDRFPSPAVPRSYRVVATDGSVIHPDRHTPLRYYVLNVGYAILQYGAICEALLDVETQLCANDEELYVTDRSRRVPVAGAVLGIRRAVAELEAAVRLASNDISLGTLAVLDGTLILWGLEGLPDFVVSWGLKPFLAALAAFREKRVPVAGFISFPGSSDVYNVLRVAVCDYPLHGLPVNCDHCRARIVTEGHRPACDQLPDIPDRELFEKALALQPGERSQVFQSSSRVLDHYPPEDRIVFFYLHTGTEVARVEVPAWVAADQEMLDFVHGVLVDQCNRARGYPLALQEAHEQAVIHAEERETLLMMIEQLLAEHGMLLRESAKQRSKRGRYA, encoded by the coding sequence GTGACCGACGCTATGCCGATTGATTTTACGGCGATCACTGCGCCGCTTCGTGCGGTTGTCGAGACGAATGTTGGTGCAACCCGGCCCCGGTGGAACGTTCTCCACCAGGCGCTCGCAGTATTTGATGAGGCCGAGGTACTGCAGCGGCTTGCGTCTGCACGAACTTCCTGGTTACTAGCGCGGACACACGCTGGTTACTTTGACCGCTTTCCGTCACCTGCCGTACCACGTTCCTATCGTGTGGTTGCAACCGATGGATCAGTGATCCATCCCGATCGGCATACTCCATTGCGCTACTACGTCTTGAACGTCGGCTACGCTATCCTCCAATATGGCGCAATCTGTGAGGCTCTTCTTGATGTTGAAACGCAACTCTGTGCGAATGACGAGGAGCTCTATGTCACCGATCGTTCACGTCGGGTGCCCGTAGCGGGTGCAGTGCTTGGGATTCGGCGGGCTGTAGCGGAGCTTGAGGCGGCAGTTCGGCTGGCCAGTAATGACATATCCCTTGGCACTCTAGCAGTCCTCGATGGAACACTCATCCTCTGGGGACTCGAAGGGCTCCCCGATTTCGTCGTATCGTGGGGGTTAAAGCCGTTTCTTGCGGCACTCGCTGCCTTTCGTGAAAAGCGTGTTCCCGTTGCTGGTTTCATCAGCTTCCCGGGGTCAAGTGACGTGTATAACGTTCTCCGCGTTGCTGTCTGTGACTATCCGCTGCATGGCCTACCAGTGAACTGTGACCATTGCCGTGCGCGCATCGTCACGGAAGGGCATCGCCCAGCCTGTGATCAGCTCCCAGACATTCCTGATCGTGAACTTTTTGAGAAAGCGCTTGCTCTTCAGCCCGGCGAACGATCGCAGGTGTTCCAAAGCTCATCACGCGTACTTGATCATTATCCGCCTGAAGACCGCATCGTGTTCTTCTATCTCCATACTGGGACAGAAGTTGCTCGCGTTGAGGTGCCCGCTTGGGTTGCTGCTGACCAGGAGATGCTCGACTTTGTCCATGGCGTGCTTGTCGATCAGTGTAACCGAGCACGTGGGTATCCACTAGCGCTACAGGAAGCGCATGAACAAGCGGTAATTCATGCTGAAGAACGCGAGACATTGCTGATGATGATTGAACAATTGCTTGCAGAACACGGGATGCTTTTGCGGGAATCTGCCAAACAGCGAAGCAAGCGAGGACGCTATGCCTGA
- a CDS encoding RidA family protein, which translates to MERQVIQTPLAPKAIGPYSQAIRFGQLLFTAGQIPLDPHTGQLVGDDIATQTRQVLENLRAIVEAAGSSFAHVVKTTCYLVDLGDFQTFNQIYAEYFGESAPARSTVQVASLPAGARVEIECIAIVPETA; encoded by the coding sequence GTGGAACGACAGGTTATTCAAACACCATTAGCCCCAAAGGCAATCGGGCCCTATTCGCAAGCCATCCGCTTCGGCCAACTCCTCTTTACGGCAGGACAGATTCCGCTTGACCCACACACGGGTCAACTCGTCGGTGATGACATCGCAACGCAAACGCGGCAGGTTCTTGAGAATCTCCGGGCCATTGTTGAAGCAGCTGGCAGCAGCTTTGCGCATGTTGTGAAGACAACCTGCTACCTTGTTGACCTTGGCGACTTTCAGACATTTAACCAAATCTATGCCGAGTATTTCGGGGAAAGCGCTCCAGCACGTAGCACGGTACAAGTCGCCAGCTTGCCAGCCGGTGCACGTGTCGAGATCGAGTGCATCGCTATCGTGCCCGAAACTGCTTAG
- a CDS encoding roadblock/LC7 domain-containing protein, with protein MAVGEVLQQLRAEYGCDLAALVGVDGLLIEAATAEGLDAESVAANAVSGLLMMEALGRELQETAARQALIEFADHVVLVAPLGGDVALVLVASGESNLGRLRLAVRRIRPRLEAEVAAL; from the coding sequence GTGGCAGTCGGGGAAGTGCTGCAGCAACTCCGTGCTGAATATGGCTGCGATCTTGCAGCCCTCGTTGGTGTTGATGGATTGCTTATCGAAGCGGCGACTGCTGAAGGTCTTGATGCGGAGTCGGTTGCCGCAAATGCAGTGAGTGGCTTACTGATGATGGAAGCGCTTGGGCGCGAACTCCAGGAAACGGCAGCCCGGCAGGCCCTCATTGAGTTCGCCGACCACGTCGTGCTTGTTGCCCCACTGGGGGGTGATGTTGCGCTTGTCCTCGTTGCCTCAGGCGAGTCTAACCTTGGACGACTTCGACTTGCAGTACGGCGGATTCGTCCGCGTCTTGAAGCCGAAGTTGCCGCGCTGTAA
- a CDS encoding zinc-dependent metalloprotease, which produces MNRTAMRPLSFSRNQNNTRTLFGVGLLLGMTVGAWAGARARDFARSYTTPRLIDWERVRQLAIQANARERLNGEERARLTAAYRELVERAAPLVASYTGDSIPAAVERVYAFDRVDWIDANLEGFAALLRPIEELVSLPDHPALRLGALAWIQAGQVLATTEVGIMLGFLARRVLGQYDLVLLGREPITTGRLYFVEPNVRWVERQLGVHPVDFRFWLALHEVTHAFEFEAHPWLRDYLNDRIVRLVTSLYAEGQLMKRLQQGLRAVPLLFGRGDDTQAFIESLLSTEQRELFQQVQAVMAVIEGYGNHVMNAVGRETIPSYAEIARRFEQRQQQRTPAEQLFIRLIGLDVKLEQYRLGEQFADAIIQRYGRDVFRRIWEGPALLPTLDELRHPDDWARRVTGRVGEPTA; this is translated from the coding sequence ATGAATCGTACGGCAATGCGTCCACTATCTTTCTCGCGGAATCAGAATAACACGCGCACCCTCTTTGGGGTCGGCCTGCTCCTTGGCATGACTGTCGGCGCGTGGGCCGGCGCTCGTGCGCGAGATTTTGCACGCTCATACACAACACCGCGTCTCATCGACTGGGAACGAGTTCGCCAGCTCGCGATCCAGGCCAATGCGCGTGAGCGGCTAAATGGTGAAGAGCGTGCGCGTTTAACGGCTGCCTATCGTGAGCTGGTTGAACGTGCTGCTCCGCTTGTCGCTTCATATACCGGTGATTCAATTCCTGCTGCAGTTGAACGAGTCTACGCTTTCGACCGTGTTGATTGGATCGATGCAAATCTTGAGGGGTTTGCCGCGCTTCTTCGCCCGATTGAAGAGCTTGTCTCCCTTCCTGACCATCCAGCATTACGGTTAGGTGCTCTTGCGTGGATCCAGGCTGGCCAAGTTCTTGCCACTACCGAAGTTGGTATCATGTTAGGTTTTCTTGCCCGTCGAGTCCTCGGACAGTATGACCTGGTGTTGCTTGGCCGTGAGCCGATAACGACAGGGCGCCTATACTTCGTTGAACCAAATGTGCGCTGGGTCGAGCGTCAGCTGGGAGTCCATCCTGTCGACTTTCGTTTTTGGCTTGCTCTGCATGAAGTAACGCATGCCTTTGAGTTTGAGGCACACCCTTGGCTTCGCGATTACCTCAATGATCGAATTGTTCGCTTGGTGACAAGCTTGTACGCCGAGGGGCAACTCATGAAGCGCCTGCAACAAGGGCTACGGGCTGTACCACTTCTTTTTGGCCGTGGTGATGATACCCAAGCGTTTATTGAATCGCTGCTGTCAACTGAACAGCGTGAGCTCTTTCAGCAGGTCCAAGCTGTCATGGCCGTTATCGAAGGCTATGGAAATCATGTGATGAATGCTGTTGGGCGCGAGACTATTCCCTCCTATGCTGAAATTGCTCGCCGCTTTGAGCAGCGCCAGCAACAGCGTACGCCTGCTGAGCAGCTGTTCATTCGCCTTATTGGTCTTGATGTCAAGCTTGAGCAGTACCGTCTTGGCGAACAATTTGCTGACGCGATCATCCAGCGCTATGGACGGGATGTCTTCCGGCGAATCTGGGAAGGACCGGCGCTGCTCCCGACCCTTGACGAATTGCGCCACCCTGATGATTGGGCTCGGCGTGTTACTGGCAGAGTTGGTGAGCCGACTGCGTGA
- the greA gene encoding transcription elongation factor GreA, with protein MVRERPVVLTPQGKAQLEQELEHLRTVKLPALVDRLQQLSNEGDISDNSEYEDTKEELVHTEARIREIEHILRRAQIVTAGDRERVHLGARVTVVDDEGIEETWVIVSPEEANASQGRISVESPVGSALLGKRVGDTVVVQAPGGETRLTIKHIE; from the coding sequence ATGGTTCGCGAACGCCCAGTCGTACTGACACCGCAAGGCAAAGCTCAGCTTGAGCAGGAGCTTGAGCACTTACGCACGGTGAAGCTTCCCGCGCTCGTCGATCGGCTCCAGCAGCTGAGCAATGAAGGCGATATCTCAGACAATAGCGAGTACGAAGATACCAAGGAAGAGCTGGTTCATACTGAAGCGCGAATCCGGGAGATTGAACACATTCTCCGCCGGGCGCAGATCGTGACGGCTGGTGACCGAGAACGGGTTCATCTCGGCGCGCGCGTTACCGTGGTTGACGATGAGGGCATCGAAGAAACCTGGGTGATCGTCAGCCCGGAAGAAGCAAATGCCTCGCAGGGTCGCATCTCCGTCGAGTCACCTGTGGGCTCAGCTCTGCTTGGAAAACGCGTCGGAGACACCGTTGTCGTCCAAGCCCCTGGCGGCGAAACACGTCTCACCATCAAACACATTGAGTAA
- a CDS encoding roadblock/LC7 domain-containing protein, whose protein sequence is MSRHGTKRLLAPETLLHAQALLEQFLHDSQATLALLVDRNGRVLAAQSHEGTERLASLGASVAAVYAALQSVASLLHEERFLTLLHEGLHERLLAEAVGSRWLLVVIFGQHVPLGLMRVLGHQLAEQLTVLLEPSTPPRRLRERRIRRAAQDTVDLIFGFDATDTEAQPGANPWP, encoded by the coding sequence ATGAGCAGGCATGGCACCAAGCGACTTCTCGCACCAGAGACGCTACTCCACGCGCAAGCGCTGCTTGAGCAGTTTCTCCATGACTCGCAGGCCACACTTGCATTGCTTGTTGATCGGAATGGACGAGTACTCGCGGCCCAGAGTCACGAAGGGACTGAACGGCTTGCGAGTCTTGGCGCATCTGTTGCTGCTGTGTATGCGGCATTGCAGAGTGTGGCGAGCCTTTTGCATGAGGAGCGGTTCCTTACGCTCCTGCATGAGGGCTTGCATGAGCGCCTCCTTGCTGAAGCTGTTGGCTCACGCTGGCTTCTCGTTGTCATATTTGGGCAACATGTGCCACTCGGTTTAATGCGTGTGTTGGGTCACCAACTCGCTGAACAATTAACGGTGCTGCTTGAGCCAAGTACTCCGCCACGTCGCCTTCGCGAGCGACGAATTCGTCGAGCTGCTCAGGATACAGTTGATTTAATCTTTGGCTTCGATGCAACCGATACCGAAGCGCAGCCAGGAGCGAACCCATGGCCTTAA
- the purH gene encoding bifunctional phosphoribosylaminoimidazolecarboxamide formyltransferase/IMP cyclohydrolase, producing the protein MRALISVADKSAIVPFAQALHELGWELISTGGTAAILDAAGLPVTPVTEITGFPEILGGRVKTLHPAIHAAILARREQEDDLATLAAYGITPIDLVAVNLYPFAQAVQQGAVLEAVLEQIDIGGPALLRAAAKNFPSVLPVVDPSDYPMLLSFLRQGGPRAVPFAVRRGLAAKAFAHVACYDSVIAHYLGEKLETFPRELPIGLAKVEELRYGENPGQSAALYHLYSPSYPVSSPFATLQGKALSYNNVLDALAAWLAVQEFDEPAAVIVKHANPCGAATASTLLDAYTKAFAGDPISAFGGIVALNQEVDHETAQALTEQFYEVIVAPSFASSAHEILSKRSTLRLLQATPLRRPKLSLRTIGSTVLVQKPDRIADDITQWHVVTKRAPTAEEWRSLQFAWRVVRHLWSNAIVLAQGTATVGLCGGQPNRVDAVRFAVWRAGERAAGSVLASDGFFPFADNIEVAAQAGITAVVQPGGSRRDTEVIEAADAAGIAMVFTNQRVFRH; encoded by the coding sequence ATGCGCGCACTAATCTCCGTCGCCGATAAGTCAGCGATTGTCCCGTTTGCGCAAGCATTGCACGAATTAGGCTGGGAGCTCATTTCAACCGGCGGCACCGCTGCCATACTCGATGCAGCAGGATTACCCGTGACCCCAGTCACCGAGATCACTGGATTCCCAGAAATTCTCGGTGGTCGCGTAAAGACACTCCACCCGGCAATTCACGCAGCGATCTTAGCCCGACGTGAACAGGAAGATGACCTCGCCACACTTGCAGCGTACGGGATTACGCCGATCGATCTCGTTGCGGTGAACCTTTATCCATTTGCTCAAGCCGTGCAGCAGGGCGCCGTACTCGAAGCTGTGCTCGAACAGATCGATATCGGCGGCCCAGCACTTCTGCGCGCAGCAGCAAAGAATTTCCCATCCGTCTTGCCGGTTGTGGATCCCTCCGACTATCCCATGCTCTTGAGTTTTCTCCGACAGGGAGGCCCCCGAGCAGTCCCCTTTGCCGTCCGGCGTGGGCTAGCTGCAAAAGCGTTTGCTCATGTTGCATGCTACGATAGCGTGATCGCCCACTATCTCGGTGAAAAGCTTGAAACCTTCCCGCGCGAACTCCCCATCGGGCTTGCAAAGGTTGAAGAGCTACGCTATGGCGAAAATCCAGGGCAGTCCGCTGCTCTGTATCACCTCTATAGCCCCTCGTATCCAGTCAGCTCACCGTTTGCTACCCTCCAAGGCAAAGCGTTGTCCTATAACAATGTCCTCGATGCACTTGCAGCCTGGCTTGCAGTTCAGGAGTTTGATGAACCGGCCGCCGTTATCGTCAAGCATGCAAACCCCTGTGGGGCTGCAACCGCTTCAACACTGCTCGATGCCTACACGAAAGCCTTTGCTGGTGACCCGATTTCTGCATTTGGCGGCATTGTGGCCTTGAACCAAGAAGTCGACCACGAAACGGCACAAGCCCTAACCGAACAGTTCTACGAAGTCATTGTCGCCCCGAGTTTTGCAAGTTCGGCGCACGAGATCCTCAGCAAACGCAGTACACTCCGTCTTCTCCAAGCAACACCACTGCGTCGCCCTAAATTGAGCTTACGAACTATTGGTTCTACAGTGCTCGTGCAAAAGCCCGATCGTATTGCGGATGATATTACCCAGTGGCACGTCGTCACCAAACGCGCCCCGACAGCAGAGGAATGGCGAAGCCTCCAATTCGCGTGGCGCGTTGTTCGTCACCTCTGGTCGAATGCGATTGTGCTCGCGCAAGGGACGGCAACGGTCGGACTCTGCGGTGGACAACCCAACAGAGTTGATGCTGTCCGCTTTGCTGTATGGCGTGCCGGCGAGCGGGCCGCTGGATCGGTACTTGCAAGTGATGGCTTTTTCCCCTTTGCCGATAACATCGAGGTTGCTGCACAAGCCGGTATCACAGCCGTCGTCCAGCCAGGGGGATCTCGGCGTGACACAGAGGTCATCGAAGCTGCAGACGCAGCAGGCATTGCAATGGTCTTTACGAACCAGCGCGTATTCCGACACTAA
- the purM gene encoding phosphoribosylformylglycinamidine cyclo-ligase — translation MNTQPTAWTYAQAGVDLDDVAQLKRRIATLAAQTFTPGVVGGIGHFGGLFRTPGENMLLVSSVDSVGTKVLLAALLERYDGLGIDIVNHCINDVLACGARPLFFLDYLGLGRLNPAAVEAILRGIAHACHEAGCALIGGETAQLPGLYRDGAFDIVGCIVGAVRADHVLDGSAVRAGDVLVGLPSNGLHTNGYSLVRAVLGLDDDPQRARALLAEQPAWAEASLGELLLRPHRSYLPLVLPLLDSGVVHALAHITGGGICENLARVIPPGLQARVRRQSWPIPPLFSFLQERGHIPDEEMVRVFNLGIGYILVVDAQVGHALPSQLGEGWVIGEVVTSAHDEPRAVLVA, via the coding sequence ATGAATACGCAACCAACCGCATGGACGTATGCCCAGGCAGGCGTTGATCTCGACGACGTTGCCCAGCTGAAGCGTCGCATTGCGACGCTTGCCGCGCAAACATTTACTCCTGGCGTCGTTGGCGGCATCGGCCACTTCGGCGGCCTCTTTCGCACGCCGGGGGAAAACATGCTTCTTGTGTCAAGCGTCGACAGCGTGGGCACGAAAGTGCTCCTTGCCGCGCTACTCGAGCGGTATGACGGCTTGGGCATTGATATCGTCAATCATTGCATCAATGACGTGCTCGCCTGTGGCGCACGCCCACTCTTTTTTCTTGACTACCTTGGGTTAGGAAGGCTTAACCCGGCGGCCGTTGAAGCGATTTTGCGTGGCATCGCCCATGCTTGTCACGAAGCAGGCTGCGCGCTTATCGGCGGGGAAACGGCACAGCTGCCTGGTCTCTATCGTGACGGTGCATTCGATATTGTGGGATGTATTGTCGGTGCTGTGCGGGCCGATCACGTACTCGACGGTTCAGCCGTTCGGGCCGGGGATGTGCTCGTTGGTTTACCGAGCAATGGTCTTCATACCAACGGCTATTCGCTTGTCCGCGCGGTACTTGGTCTTGATGATGATCCGCAACGGGCTCGCGCGCTTCTTGCTGAACAACCCGCATGGGCTGAAGCTTCGCTTGGTGAGCTACTGCTTCGTCCCCATCGGTCATATCTGCCGCTTGTCTTACCCTTACTTGACTCTGGGGTCGTCCATGCTCTTGCGCATATTACTGGAGGAGGTATCTGCGAGAATCTGGCACGCGTGATTCCGCCCGGGCTACAAGCTCGTGTTCGACGCCAATCATGGCCAATACCACCGCTCTTTTCCTTCTTACAGGAACGTGGCCATATTCCCGATGAAGAAATGGTACGGGTATTCAATCTTGGTATCGGCTATATTCTCGTTGTTGATGCACAGGTCGGCCACGCACTCCCATCCCAGCTTGGTGAAGGTTGGGTCATTGGCGAGGTTGTGACGAGTGCACACGATGAACCTCGTGCTGTGCTGGTGGCCTAA
- a CDS encoding GTP-binding protein, which yields MALINVAAREIHGKIVYYGPGLSGKTTNLQYIHAHIPEHTRGELLSVDTESERTLFFDFLPLNLGTVHGFTIRFHLYTVPGQVLYERTRVAVLNGADGVVFVADAQRDRLAENIQSLRELGQNLIAQGKPFLNFPLVLQYNKMDLPTALPVPVLDRYLNPMRAPRFEAVAVRGVGVFETLRAICKLVVKRF from the coding sequence ATGGCCTTAATTAACGTCGCTGCGCGCGAAATTCACGGTAAGATTGTCTATTACGGACCGGGATTATCCGGTAAGACAACCAACCTGCAATATATTCATGCTCATATTCCGGAGCATACACGAGGGGAACTGCTCTCTGTTGACACTGAGTCGGAGCGGACGTTGTTCTTTGACTTTCTGCCTCTCAATCTTGGCACTGTTCACGGATTCACGATTCGTTTTCACTTGTACACTGTTCCTGGACAAGTTCTGTATGAGCGAACGCGTGTGGCGGTTTTAAATGGTGCTGATGGCGTTGTCTTTGTGGCAGATGCCCAGCGAGATCGGCTTGCGGAGAATATTCAGAGTCTTCGTGAACTTGGGCAGAACCTCATCGCTCAAGGCAAGCCTTTTCTCAATTTCCCATTAGTCTTGCAGTATAACAAAATGGACTTACCAACAGCGCTCCCAGTTCCTGTTCTTGATCGCTATCTTAACCCGATGCGTGCGCCGCGGTTTGAGGCCGTTGCGGTGCGTGGTGTCGGCGTTTTTGAGACCCTACGAGCGATCTGCAAGCTCGTTGTCAAGCGCTTCTAG
- a CDS encoding VanW family protein, translating to MADIAPARQWSIAQQRVWHVSQRALLLVAATLALLCMLSGAAVLAYGYVWHGKIYPGVTVAGIPVGGLTQQQAEARIATEQQAFAQRTITLRADGREWPLALADLHVMINPSQAADAAYRYGRTGDLWHDSAAWVRARLFGAAVSSAVTIDPAAFVKQLAPIAEGVAQPPVDAHFTFDGKGIQIAPDHPGRGIDVATLYAMLVDRLGQRDTAAIAVPFVTIKPTITADTLKPLLPQAQAAFGQPLVLVAGDQRWAIPPSDLVRLFTIVTSSNGNPTIQPVDRAAVESYLATLRDHVSQAPRDATVRWQGGRFVVVPPQPGQVLDPAGSVDAIVAALQQGKHDVVVRTVTRPAAVTAEMAQQAADRAQSLVNAPLTLHWGTNGTATLRPDQMAQLLTFVPKNDASGGVAGLDVAVDDAAVSRLLQDLAPNVHVDARDAQLRYLNGQVKVVAPEQPGQDLDVAASASTLKQALMAGQRDVQLTVKTTPPKITAAMASQIQIREKISSGATYYGGSVPNRKYNVELAVQRVNGALVPPGGVFSFDATVGPIDLKSGFKVGYGIVATNGQVATVPSVGGGVCQVSTTLFHAAFWGGFPIVERNWHLYWIPLYGQPPSGLTGLDATVDTDYGLDFKFRNTTNDWIAIVATADGQWVRFEIWGTKPNWRVEVDNPVITNVVKADPTPRVEVSPDLPPGARVVVEEARDGFDAMIHRRVYQGDQLIDDLVLKSHYLPSSNVTLVGPSPNQPASSSTQPAPEPIPSPSPQPSTTPTPTPAAKPSTTPTPSH from the coding sequence ATGGCGGATATTGCACCGGCAAGGCAGTGGTCAATAGCACAACAGCGCGTCTGGCATGTTAGCCAGCGCGCCCTTTTGCTTGTTGCAGCGACGCTCGCGCTTCTCTGCATGCTGAGTGGTGCTGCTGTCCTTGCCTATGGCTATGTCTGGCATGGCAAGATCTATCCCGGTGTTACTGTTGCGGGAATCCCTGTTGGCGGATTAACGCAACAACAAGCTGAGGCTCGCATTGCAACCGAGCAACAAGCCTTTGCCCAACGAACGATTACCTTACGTGCCGACGGACGAGAGTGGCCGCTTGCGCTTGCCGACTTACATGTCATGATCAATCCCAGCCAAGCTGCTGACGCTGCGTATCGCTACGGTCGTACAGGTGATCTGTGGCACGATTCTGCCGCTTGGGTGCGTGCTCGCTTGTTTGGCGCTGCTGTCTCGAGTGCCGTTACCATTGATCCAGCCGCATTCGTTAAGCAACTTGCTCCCATTGCTGAAGGAGTTGCGCAGCCACCAGTTGACGCGCACTTTACGTTTGATGGCAAAGGTATTCAAATTGCTCCTGATCATCCCGGCCGCGGTATCGATGTTGCCACGCTCTATGCTATGCTCGTCGATCGACTTGGTCAGCGTGACACTGCCGCAATCGCTGTACCATTTGTGACGATTAAACCAACGATTACGGCGGATACCTTAAAGCCACTGTTGCCGCAGGCGCAGGCCGCGTTTGGGCAGCCACTGGTGTTGGTGGCAGGTGACCAGCGTTGGGCTATCCCACCATCAGATCTTGTGCGGCTCTTCACCATTGTCACTTCGTCAAATGGGAATCCGACGATTCAGCCAGTTGACCGTGCAGCTGTCGAAAGCTACCTTGCTACGCTGCGCGATCATGTTTCACAAGCACCACGAGACGCAACTGTTCGCTGGCAGGGTGGACGATTTGTCGTTGTTCCGCCGCAGCCCGGACAGGTGCTTGATCCGGCAGGTTCAGTTGATGCCATCGTTGCAGCGTTGCAACAAGGGAAGCATGACGTTGTCGTGCGAACAGTTACCAGGCCTGCGGCGGTGACAGCCGAAATGGCGCAGCAGGCAGCAGATCGCGCCCAGTCTTTGGTCAATGCTCCGCTTACCCTGCATTGGGGCACGAATGGCACTGCTACACTACGTCCTGACCAAATGGCGCAGTTGCTCACCTTTGTGCCGAAGAACGATGCCAGCGGGGGTGTAGCGGGGCTTGATGTGGCGGTTGATGACGCTGCAGTAAGTCGCCTCCTCCAGGATCTTGCTCCCAACGTCCATGTTGACGCGCGGGATGCTCAACTGCGTTATCTCAATGGCCAGGTCAAGGTTGTTGCGCCTGAACAACCGGGCCAGGATCTCGATGTCGCAGCCTCAGCTTCTACACTCAAGCAAGCGCTGATGGCTGGGCAGCGGGACGTGCAGCTTACTGTGAAGACAACGCCGCCAAAGATTACTGCAGCGATGGCATCACAGATCCAAATCCGCGAGAAAATTTCCTCAGGTGCGACATACTATGGTGGTTCGGTTCCGAATCGAAAGTACAACGTTGAACTAGCTGTTCAACGGGTCAACGGGGCGCTTGTGCCACCCGGTGGGGTATTCTCCTTTGATGCGACGGTTGGTCCAATTGATCTGAAGTCCGGCTTTAAAGTTGGCTACGGCATTGTTGCGACGAACGGCCAGGTTGCTACTGTGCCTTCTGTCGGTGGCGGTGTCTGTCAGGTCTCGACGACACTCTTTCACGCGGCATTTTGGGGCGGTTTCCCGATTGTGGAGCGCAATTGGCATCTCTATTGGATTCCGCTCTATGGACAACCACCAAGCGGCTTAACTGGCCTTGATGCGACCGTTGACACTGACTATGGACTTGATTTCAAGTTTCGGAATACGACCAATGACTGGATCGCGATCGTCGCAACTGCTGATGGCCAGTGGGTGCGATTTGAAATTTGGGGAACGAAACCGAACTGGCGTGTCGAGGTCGATAATCCTGTCATTACGAACGTCGTGAAAGCTGATCCAACACCACGCGTTGAAGTTTCTCCCGATTTGCCACCCGGTGCTCGGGTCGTCGTTGAAGAGGCGCGTGATGGTTTTGATGCGATGATCCATCGCCGGGTTTACCAGGGGGATCAGTTGATTGATGATCTGGTGCTCAAGAGTCACTATTTGCCGTCGTCCAATGTGACGCTCGTTGGGCCGTCGCCGAATCAGCCGGCATCGTCGAGCACGCAGCCGGCTCCAGAGCCTATACCGTCACCAAGTCCGCAGCCGTCGACGACACCAACGCCGACGCCAGCGGCAAAGCCATCGACGACGCCTACCCCGTCACATTAG